From the Streptomyces nodosus genome, the window AAGACCAACTGGTTCCCGGAGACCGTCAAGCACGGCCGGTACGGCGACTGGCTGACCAACAACATCGACTGGGCGCTGTCCCGCAACCGCTACTGGGGCACCCCGCTGCCGATCTGGCGCTGCGAGGAGGGCCATCTGACCTGCGTCGGCTCCCGCGCGGAGCTGACCGAGCTGACCGGCACCGACCAGTCGCAGCTGGACCCGCACCGCCCCTACATCGACGAGGTCACCTTCGCCTGCCCGCAGTGCGAGGGAACGGCCACCCGGGTGCCGGAGGTCATCGACGCCTGGTACGACTCGGGTTCGATGCCGTTCGCACAGTGGGGCTACCCGTACAAGAACAAGGAGCTGTTCGAGAGCCGCTACCCGGCGCAGTTCATCTCCGAGGCCATCGACCAGACCCGCGGCTGGTTCTACACACTGATGGCGGTCGGCACCCTGGTCTTCGACAAGTCGTCGTACGAGAACGTGGTCTGTCTGGGCCACATCCTCGCCGAGGACGGCCGCAAGATGTCCAAGCACCTGGGCAACATCCTCCAGCCGATCCCGCTGATGGACCAGCACGGCGCCGACGCGGTGCGCTGGTTCATGGCGGCCGGCGGCTCCCCCTGGGCGGCCCGCCGGGTGGGCCACGGCACCATCCAGGAGGTCGTCCGCAAGACCCTGCTGACCTACTGGAACACGGTCGCCTTCCAGGCCCTGTACGCCCGTACCTCCCACTGGGCGCCGAGCGAGGCCGACCCGGCCCCGGCGGACCGCCCGGTCCTGGACCGCTGGCTGCTGTCCGAGCTGCACGCGCTCACCGACCAGATGACGGAGGCGCTGGAGGCCTACGACACCCAGCGCGCCGGCAAGCTCCTGTCGGCCTTCGTCGACGACCTGTCGAACTGGTACGTCCGCCGCTCTCGTCGCCGCTTCTGGCAGGGCGACAAGGCCGCGCTGCGCACCCTGCACGAGGTCCTGGAGACGGTCACCCGGCTGATGGCGCCGATCACCCCGTTCATCACCGAGCGGGTCTGGCAGGACCTGGTCGTACCGGTGACTCCCGGCGCCCCCGAGTCGGTGCACCTGTCGTCCTGGCCGGAGGCGGACCTCTCCGCCGTCGACCCGGAACTGTCGAAGCAGATGACGCTGGTGCGCCGCCTGGTCGAACTGGGCCGCGCCACCCGCGCGGAGTCGGGCGTCAAGACCCGCCAGCCGCTGTCCCGGGCGCTGATCGCGGTGGCCGGCTTCGAGTCGCTGGACCCGGAGCTGCACGCACAGATCACCGAGGAGCTGAACGTCTCCTCGCTGGCGTCGCTCTCCGAGGTCGGCGGCTCGCTCGTCGACACCACGGCCAAGGCGAACTTCCGTGCGCTGGGCAAGCGCTTCGGCAAGCGCGTCCAGGACGTGGCGAAGGCCGTCGCCGGCGCCGACGCGGCGGCGCTGTCCCTGGCGCTGCGCGAGGGCACGGCATCGGTGGAGGTCGACGGCGAGACGATCAGCCTGGCCCCCGACGAGGTGATCATCACGGAGACCCCGCGCGAGGGCTGGTCGGTGGCCTCCGACTCGGGGGCCACGGTGGCCCTGGACCTGGAGATCACCGAGGAGCTGCGGCAGGCGGGCCTCGCCCGGGACGCGATCCGGCTGATCCAGGAGGCCCGCAAGAACAGCGGCCTGGACGTCGCCGACCGCATCGCGCTCCGCTGGACCGCGACGGACCCGGCGGTCATCGCGGCCCTGAGCGAGCACTCCGGTCTGATCGCCGACGAGGTCCTCGCGACGGACTTCGCCCAGGGCGAGGCGGACGGCACCTACGGGGAGCCGTTCACCGACGAGTCCCTCACCCTGACGTTCCGCCTGCACAAGGCCTGACGCTCGCACCGAAGGCCCGGGCCGCCGGATGTTCTCCGGCGGCCCGGGCCTTCGGCGTTGCGTGCGCACGCACACCCGCTCCCCCACCCGAACACCTGAGGCAGGAGTTCCGGACGCGCGTAGCACAAGGGCGGGGCCCCGGATCGATCCGGGGCCCCGCCCTGAAGGCTGCCGACGCCTACGTCGTACTCACTGCTGTCAGTTGTCGTCCTCGTCGATGAGGAACCCGCGCATCGGCGAGGGTGCCTGGCCCATCGGCGAGGGGCCCTGCGGACGGACCGGCGCCATCGGCTGGGTCATCGCCGGGGACATCTGCTGCTGACCGCCGAAGGACGGCGGGGGCGGTGCCGGAGGGCCGCCCATCGGCTGGCCGCCACCGTACGACGGGGCACCCGCACCTGCCGGAGCCATCGACGGCGTGGCCGGCGAAGGCAGGGAGGGCGCTGCCGGGGTGCGCGGCGGGGCCAGCGAGTCGTCGGCCTGGGTCTCCAGCTGACGCAGCTGCGACTCCAGGTACGACTTCAGCCGCGTGCGGTACTCGCGCTCGAAGCCGCGCAGGTCCTCGACCTTGCGCTCCAGCGTGGCGCGGGCGGACTCCAGGGAGCCCATCGCGACACGGTGCTTCTCCTGCGCGTCCCGCTCCAGGGCGTCGGCCTTGGCCCGGGCGTCGCGCTCCAGACCCTCGGCGCGGCTGCGGGCCTCGCCGACGATCTTGTTGGCCTCGGAGCGGGCCTCGGCGATCGCCTGGTCGGCGGTCTGCTGGGCCAGCGAGAGGACACGCGCGGCGCTGTCGCCACCGGGACCCTGGCCGGGCATGCCCGGACCACCGGGACCACCCGGGCCGCCCATGGGGCCACCCATCGGTCCGCCCATGGGGCCACCCATGGGCTGCTGCATCGGAGGCTGACCCATCGGGCCGGGACCCTGACCCATAGGACCAGGCCCCTGCCCCATCGGACCCTGGCCCATCGGGCCCTGACCCATAGGACCCTGGCCCATCGGGCCCTGTCCCATCGGACCCGGACCCTGACCCATAGGACCCTGCCCCATAGGACCGGGGCCCTGGCCCATAGGACCTTGACCCTGGCCCATCGGCCCCTGGCCCTGACCCATCGGGCCCTGCCCCTGACCCATCGGGCCCTGCCCCTGACCCATAGGACCCTGTCCCTGACCCATGGGACCCGGACCCTGGCCCATAGGACCGGGTCCCTGCGGACCGCCCTGACCGCCGCCGGGGCCGGCAGGCAGCTGCGGTGCACCGCTCGGCAGCTGGGGCGGGCCACCCATGGGGCCACCCATCGGCTGCTGCGGCGGGCCCGATATGCCGGCGGGCACGGGAGCACCCGGACCTCGCATACCCTGCGGCGGCTGCTGCTGGTCCTGCCCCTCCGGGGGCTTGCGCATGTTCTGCTGGTTCTGCGCGGCGGCACGAGTGGCGGCGGCCAGCTTGGCGCGCAGATCCTCGTTCTCCCGCAGCAGGCGGGTCAGTTCGGCTTCGACCTCGTCGAGGAAGGCATCGACCTCGTCCTCGTCATAGCCTTCTCGGAGGCGGACGGTCGTGAACTGCTTGTTCCGCACGTCCTCGGGGGTCAACGGCATCTCTTCACCTCAACGTAGTCATCGGCAGTCGGCAAGACCGTATCGTCCACGTTCACCTCGCGAGATTCCCCACGATGGACAGCAGGATGTAGACGATGATCATCAGCACGAAGAAGGACAGGTCGAGCGCCACGCCCCCGAGACGCAGCGGCGGGATGAACCGCCGCAGAAGCTTCAGCGGTGGATCGGTGACAGTGTAGGTGGCCTCCAGAACGACCACCATCGCCTTGCCGGGTTGCCATGAGCGGGCGAACTGGAACACATAGTCCATGACCAACCGGAAAATCAGCACGACGAGGAAGCACATCAGGACGATGTAGACAACCTCCAGGAACACACCCATGATCTGTGCTTCCCTCTCCCCTTGTTCCCGCGCTCTCCGGTGATGCGTCTCAGCTCTGGTTGAAGAACCCGCCCTCTGCGATGCGGGCCTTGTCCTCCGCCGTGACATCGACGTTAGCAGGCGAGAGGAGGAACACCTTCTGCGTCACTCGTTCGATACTGCCGTGAAGACCAAACACCAAACCGGCCGCAAAGTCGACAAGTCGCTTCGCGTCCGTGTCATCCATCTCGGTCAGATTCATGATCACCGGCGTGCCCTCGCGGAAGTGTTCCCCGATGGTACGGGCCTCGTTGTAGGTCCGCGGGTGCAGCGTGGTGATCCGGTAGGGCTCTCGCTCGGACACGACCTTGGGCATGATCACCGGCGCATTCTTTTCCAGGCTCTGGCGTTCTTGTGTGATGGATGCCACGGGCGCGATGCGAGCCGGACGCCCCGATTCCGCCGGGAGCGAAGCGGGTTGGGGAACCGGGTCGCGCTGCGCCGGAGGCTGGACCATGCGCACCGATTCATCCCTTTGGGACTGAAGTGCCTGGTGTGACTGATGTGACGGCTCATGCCGTCTGCGATCCCGCTCGGGCTCCGGGTCGAGTTCGGGCTCGAAGTCGTCGTCGGGGTCGAATCCCCGGCCGTCGTACCCATCGTCCTCCACGAGGCCGAGGTAGACCGCCATCTTGCGCATCGCGCCGGCCATGCTCTGAGTCCTCCGCTCTGTGGTGGATCCGCGACGACCGCCAAGTGCCCGCGATCCACAAGGTCGTTACGCCCGCTATCGGCTGCAATGACCATATTTTCTGCTGTGGTCCGACTTCTTGGCGACGTTACCCGAGCCGGGGGCGGACTCCGAGTACCGCAGTACCGACGCGCACATGTGTCGCCCCGGCGGCCACGGCCTGTTCGAGGTCCGAACTCATCCCCGCCGAGACCATGGTTGCAGCCGGATGAGCCCGGCGCAGGTCGGTCGACAAATCCATCAACCGCTCGAAGGCCGCCTGTTGACGCCCCGCATACTCCCCGGCGAGCGGAGCGACGGTCATGAGGCCGTCCAGCCTCAGCCCCGGAGCCTCGGCGACGAGGTCGCCCAACTCTTCGACCCCCTCGGGGGCCACACCTCCGCGCTCTCCCCGCCCGCCTTCGCCCGCGTCGAGCGCGACCTGGAGGAGACACCCCAGCTCGCGACCGGCCCGCACCGCCTCCTTCGACAGGGCCGCGACCAGCCGGGAACGATCGATCGACTGCACCACACCCGCGTAACCGACCACGGATCGCACCTTATTGGTCTGCAATTGACCGACAAAATGCCATGTGAGCGAAAGATCCGAACATGCCGCCGCCTTGGGCGCCGCGTCCTGATCGCGGTTCTCGGCCACATGACGCACACCGAGCTCCGACAGAATCCGCACATCGTCGGCGGGATAGGTCTTGGTGACCACGATCAGGGTCACCTCTTCCCGCCTGCGCCCGGCGGCCGCGCACGCGGCCACGATGCGCTCCTCGACCTCGGCGAGATTCGCGGTGATGTATTCCTTACGGTCCTTCATGCCTCATCAGTCCAGCCAGACATAACCCGCGAGCCGCCCGGTGGTGCGGTCGCGGCGGTACGAGAAGTGATCGGCCGACTCACGCGTGCACACCGGCGACTGCTCCCGGTCGGGCACCCCGAGCCGTTCGAGCTGGGCATGCACCCCGGCGGTCACATCGACCGCCGGGGTGCCCCAGCTGGTCTCGGAGTGCGCCGCCGGCTCGACGGCGGACACCTCGGCGCGCATCGCCTCCGGCACCTCGTAGCACCGGCCGCAGACCGCGGGGCCCGTGCGCGCGACCACACGGGACGGCTCGGCGCCCAGTTCCATCATCGCTCGCACGGCGGCGGGCACGACCCCGGCGACCATGCCGGGCCGGCCGGCGTGGGCCGCGGCCACCACACCGGCGACCGGGTCGGCGAGCAGAACAGGTGTGCAGTCGGCGGTGAGCACGGCGAGTGCCAGGCCGCGCCGGACGGTGACGATCGCGTCCACCTCGGGCACCGGCCTTTCACCCCAAGGAGCGTCGACCACGGCCACATCCGGCCCGTGCACCTGGTTCATCCACACCACCAGGTCGGGGTCGAGCCCCAGCGACCGCGCCGCCCGTTCCCTGTTGGTACGGACCGCGTCGGGGTCGTCCCCGACCGCGCCGCCGAGATTGAACTCCTCGTACGGAGCGGCGCTCACTCCGCCCCACCGGTCGGTGAAGGCGAAATGCGCGCCGCTGACGGTGTCGAGCTGACCTATCACTTGAGGAAGTCCGGCACGTCCAGCTCCTCGGCCGCGCTGTCCGAGTAGGTCCGCGACGGCGGGATCGGCGGGGCGATGGGGAGTTCGGCCACCGGCTCGGGGGCGGGCTCCGGCGCCTCCTTCGGTGTGACGCTGCCGAGCGCGCCGAAGGTCGGACGGCTCTCCGCCGGCCTGACCACCGGCTCCTCACGCTTGGCCGCGGACGAGCCGAGCACGTTCTCCCGCTTGGCCGGGGGCTGGCCGCCGTCGAAGCCGGCGGCGATCACGGTGACCCGCACCTCGTCGCCCAGCGCGTCGTCGATCACCGCACCGAAGATGATGTTGGCCTCGGGGTGCGCGGCCTCGCTCACCAGCTGGGCGGCCTCGTTGATCTCGAAGAGACCGAGGTCGGACCCGCCGGAGATGGACAGCAGCACTCCGCGGGCGCCGTCGATGGACGCCTCGAGCAGCGGTGAGGAGATCGCCATCTCGGCCGCGGCCACCGCGCGGTCGTCGCCGCGCGCCGAGCCGATGCCCATGAGGGCCGAACCGGCCTCGGACATCACGGACTTGACGTCGGCGAAGTCCAGGTTGATCAGGCCGGGGGTGGTGATGAGGTCCGTGATGCCCTGGACACCGGAGAGCAGGACCTGGTCGGCCGACTTGAAGGCGTCCAGGACGGAGACCTGACGGTCGGAGATCGACAGCAGCCGGTCGTTGGGGATGACGATGAGGGTGTCGACCTCTTCGCGGAGCTCGGCGATGCCGTC encodes:
- a CDS encoding YggS family pyridoxal phosphate-dependent enzyme, translating into MKDRKEYITANLAEVEERIVAACAAAGRRREEVTLIVVTKTYPADDVRILSELGVRHVAENRDQDAAPKAAACSDLSLTWHFVGQLQTNKVRSVVGYAGVVQSIDRSRLVAALSKEAVRAGRELGCLLQVALDAGEGGRGERGGVAPEGVEELGDLVAEAPGLRLDGLMTVAPLAGEYAGRQQAAFERLMDLSTDLRRAHPAATMVSAGMSSDLEQAVAAGATHVRVGTAVLGVRPRLG
- the ftsZ gene encoding cell division protein FtsZ, giving the protein MAAPQNYLAVIKVIGVGGGGVNAINRMIEVGLKGVEFIAINTDAQALLMSDADVKLDVGRELTRGLGAGANPAVGRKAAEDHREEIEEVLKGADMVFVTAGEGGGTGTGGAPVVANIARSLGALTIGVVTRPFTFEGRRRANQAEDGIAELREEVDTLIVIPNDRLLSISDRQVSVLDAFKSADQVLLSGVQGITDLITTPGLINLDFADVKSVMSEAGSALMGIGSARGDDRAVAAAEMAISSPLLEASIDGARGVLLSISGGSDLGLFEINEAAQLVSEAAHPEANIIFGAVIDDALGDEVRVTVIAAGFDGGQPPAKRENVLGSSAAKREEPVVRPAESRPTFGALGSVTPKEAPEPAPEPVAELPIAPPIPPSRTYSDSAAEELDVPDFLK
- a CDS encoding DivIVA domain-containing protein — its product is MPLTPEDVRNKQFTTVRLREGYDEDEVDAFLDEVEAELTRLLRENEDLRAKLAAATRAAAQNQQNMRKPPEGQDQQQPPQGMRGPGAPVPAGISGPPQQPMGGPMGGPPQLPSGAPQLPAGPGGGQGGPQGPGPMGQGPGPMGQGQGPMGQGQGPMGQGQGPMGQGQGPMGQGQGPMGQGPGPMGQGPMGQGPGPMGQGPMGQGPMGQGPMGQGPMGQGPGPMGQGPGPMGQPPMQQPMGGPMGGPMGGPMGGPGGPGGPGMPGQGPGGDSAARVLSLAQQTADQAIAEARSEANKIVGEARSRAEGLERDARAKADALERDAQEKHRVAMGSLESARATLERKVEDLRGFEREYRTRLKSYLESQLRQLETQADDSLAPPRTPAAPSLPSPATPSMAPAGAGAPSYGGGQPMGGPPAPPPPSFGGQQQMSPAMTQPMAPVRPQGPSPMGQAPSPMRGFLIDEDDN
- a CDS encoding cell division protein SepF; protein product: MAGAMRKMAVYLGLVEDDGYDGRGFDPDDDFEPELDPEPERDRRRHEPSHQSHQALQSQRDESVRMVQPPAQRDPVPQPASLPAESGRPARIAPVASITQERQSLEKNAPVIMPKVVSEREPYRITTLHPRTYNEARTIGEHFREGTPVIMNLTEMDDTDAKRLVDFAAGLVFGLHGSIERVTQKVFLLSPANVDVTAEDKARIAEGGFFNQS
- the ileS gene encoding isoleucine--tRNA ligase, which codes for MNTEPQYRQVPAQVDLPALEHAVLDFWREQKIFAKSLEQSEGRPEWVFYEGPPTANGMPGAHHIEARVFKDVFPRFRTMRGYHVGRKAGWDCHGLPVELAVEKELGFNGKQDIEAYGIAEFNARCRESVGRHTDAFAELTTRMGYWVDLDDAYWTMDPEYVESVWWSLKEIFGKGLLVQDHRVAPWCPRCGTGLSDHELAQGYETVVDPSVYVRFPLTSGPLAGRASLLVWTTTPWTLVSNTAVAAHPEVTYVVATDGAEQLVVAEPLLAKALGEGWEPTGETFTGAEMERWTYQRPFELVPFPEPAHYVVNAEYVTTEDGTGLVHQSPAFGEDDLKVCRAYGLPVVNPVRPDGTFEEEVPLVGGVFFKKADEKLTEDLQQRGLLFRHLPYEHSYPHCWRCHTALLYYAQPSWYIRTTAIKDRLLRENEKTNWFPETVKHGRYGDWLTNNIDWALSRNRYWGTPLPIWRCEEGHLTCVGSRAELTELTGTDQSQLDPHRPYIDEVTFACPQCEGTATRVPEVIDAWYDSGSMPFAQWGYPYKNKELFESRYPAQFISEAIDQTRGWFYTLMAVGTLVFDKSSYENVVCLGHILAEDGRKMSKHLGNILQPIPLMDQHGADAVRWFMAAGGSPWAARRVGHGTIQEVVRKTLLTYWNTVAFQALYARTSHWAPSEADPAPADRPVLDRWLLSELHALTDQMTEALEAYDTQRAGKLLSAFVDDLSNWYVRRSRRRFWQGDKAALRTLHEVLETVTRLMAPITPFITERVWQDLVVPVTPGAPESVHLSSWPEADLSAVDPELSKQMTLVRRLVELGRATRAESGVKTRQPLSRALIAVAGFESLDPELHAQITEELNVSSLASLSEVGGSLVDTTAKANFRALGKRFGKRVQDVAKAVAGADAAALSLALREGTASVEVDGETISLAPDEVIITETPREGWSVASDSGATVALDLEITEELRQAGLARDAIRLIQEARKNSGLDVADRIALRWTATDPAVIAALSEHSGLIADEVLATDFAQGEADGTYGEPFTDESLTLTFRLHKA
- a CDS encoding YggT family protein yields the protein MGVFLEVVYIVLMCFLVVLIFRLVMDYVFQFARSWQPGKAMVVVLEATYTVTDPPLKLLRRFIPPLRLGGVALDLSFFVLMIIVYILLSIVGNLAR
- the pgeF gene encoding peptidoglycan editing factor PgeF: MIGQLDTVSGAHFAFTDRWGGVSAAPYEEFNLGGAVGDDPDAVRTNRERAARSLGLDPDLVVWMNQVHGPDVAVVDAPWGERPVPEVDAIVTVRRGLALAVLTADCTPVLLADPVAGVVAAAHAGRPGMVAGVVPAAVRAMMELGAEPSRVVARTGPAVCGRCYEVPEAMRAEVSAVEPAAHSETSWGTPAVDVTAGVHAQLERLGVPDREQSPVCTRESADHFSYRRDRTTGRLAGYVWLD